One Chitinispirillales bacterium genomic region harbors:
- a CDS encoding uracil-DNA glycosylase — protein sequence MSKDELEQIAVELKDCFACNLSKGRKNAVAGNGDGNAKIMIVGESPGKEEDEQGKPFVGDAGETLDELLAGIGIKRKDCYVTNRVKCNPLGENKPKQKELDACQKYLDKEIEIIKPSVILLVGETAAKLASPEKMENIHGKEFSYKNIPAFVVYHPSGLNNKNKDEREEDFRKFGELVKNLEIEN from the coding sequence ATGAGTAAAGACGAATTGGAACAAATTGCAGTGGAATTGAAAGATTGTTTCGCTTGTAATTTGAGCAAAGGCAGGAAAAATGCAGTAGCAGGCAACGGCGACGGCAATGCAAAAATTATGATAGTCGGCGAATCACCCGGAAAGGAAGAAGATGAACAGGGGAAACCATTTGTCGGCGATGCGGGAGAAACTTTAGACGAATTGTTGGCAGGAATAGGTATCAAGCGTAAAGATTGCTATGTTACCAACCGCGTAAAATGCAATCCGTTGGGAGAAAACAAACCGAAACAAAAAGAACTTGACGCCTGTCAAAAATATCTCGACAAGGAAATTGAGATAATAAAACCGAGCGTCATTTTATTGGTCGGAGAAACGGCGGCAAAATTAGCATCGCCGGAGAAAATGGAAAATATTCACGGCAAGGAATTTTCATACAAGAATATTCCAGCTTTTGTAGTTTATCACCCTTCGGGGCTGAATAATAAAAACAAAGATGAACGGGAAGAAGATTTTCGTAAATTCGGCGAATTGGTTAAAAACTTGGAAATTGAAAATTAA
- a CDS encoding IS1595 family transposase — MEKRSTYKPNTAISRDELRDKFPDEETARKYIEEERWGGVPVCGHCGSKRVGKGRKDRKGYYRCKDCRKEFSVKTGTIFTDTKIPLHKWLEVFYRMVTSRKGVSSMELSKDLGVRQATAWLLLHKIRKGMKRSKKKFSLKGIIENDETHVYGKRKNKHPDKKSIKHEAIVFGMKERGGNVIMEHVPNKKRETLREIIEQNVEYGSTLNTDDGKWYTGIENPGYTRKKVNHSAKEYVSKDGEVYTNSIESVWAVLKRGVNGIYQKVSHKHLHRYLSEFEFRLNEGNCKYPTMDRIDCLIAGCFGRTLTYKELVA, encoded by the coding sequence ATGGAAAAGAGATCTACTTACAAGCCAAACACGGCTATAAGCCGCGATGAATTACGTGACAAATTTCCTGATGAAGAAACAGCAAGAAAGTATATTGAAGAAGAAAGATGGGGAGGCGTTCCTGTTTGTGGGCATTGCGGCTCTAAAAGAGTTGGCAAAGGACGTAAAGACCGAAAGGGTTATTATCGCTGTAAAGACTGTAGAAAAGAATTCTCGGTAAAAACAGGTACCATATTCACAGATACGAAAATTCCTTTACATAAATGGCTTGAAGTTTTCTACCGTATGGTAACCTCACGTAAAGGTGTATCATCTATGGAATTGTCAAAAGATCTTGGTGTGAGACAGGCGACCGCGTGGCTTTTACTGCATAAAATACGTAAGGGTATGAAGAGATCGAAAAAGAAATTTTCTCTCAAAGGTATTATTGAAAACGATGAGACTCATGTCTACGGCAAAAGAAAGAATAAGCACCCTGATAAGAAATCAATAAAACATGAAGCGATCGTTTTCGGTATGAAAGAACGAGGTGGTAATGTCATAATGGAACACGTTCCAAACAAAAAAAGGGAAACTTTAAGAGAAATTATAGAGCAAAATGTTGAATACGGCTCTACATTAAACACTGACGATGGAAAATGGTACACAGGAATAGAAAATCCTGGATATACCAGAAAAAAGGTAAATCACAGCGCGAAAGAATACGTAAGTAAAGACGGCGAAGTTTATACAAACAGTATCGAAAGTGTGTGGGCTGTATTGAAACGTGGTGTAAACGGTATATACCAAAAAGTTTCTCATAAACATTTGCATAGGTATCTTTCAGAATTTGAATTTCGTTTGAATGAAGGTAATTGCAAATATCCCACTATGGATAGAATTGATTGTTTGATTGCCGGATGTTTTGGCAGGACTTTGACTTATAAAGAGTTGGTTGCGTAG
- a CDS encoding DNA adenine methylase → YNKIERAASFFICSTMCFGGMIGSTFSTNKSVPNTPMPRRLINKKKLFSYHLAKRFDNAIIECLDAVELIERYDTEDAFFYVDPPYFNANMGHYGGYTADDFERLLTTLSKIKGKFLLSCYPSESIKKRVEKNGWNNNDYLFYLLRLQKIK, encoded by the coding sequence TTATAACAAAATTGAACGTGCGGCATCGTTTTTTATTTGTTCGACAATGTGTTTTGGCGGTATGATTGGCTCTACTTTTTCGACGAATAAAAGCGTACCTAACACGCCAATGCCCAGACGATTGATAAACAAGAAAAAGTTGTTTTCTTATCATTTAGCGAAGCGGTTTGATAATGCGATAATTGAATGTTTGGACGCAGTTGAATTGATTGAAAGGTACGACACAGAAGATGCGTTCTTTTACGTTGATCCGCCGTATTTCAATGCGAATATGGGACATTATGGCGGATATACCGCAGATGATTTTGAAAGGCTTTTGACGACGCTTTCTAAAATTAAAGGCAAATTCCTTTTGTCGTGTTATCCGTCTGAGTCGATTAAAAAGCGCGTTGAAAAGAACGGATGGAATAACAACGACTATTTATTTTACTTACTCCGTCTCCAAAAAATTAAATAA
- a CDS encoding virulence RhuM family protein, whose translation MEKGEIILYQPNDTVLVEVRMEKETVWLTQAQISELFGTKRQAITKHLKNIFECGELSENSVCSILELTAADGKIYDTKIYNLDAILSVGYRVNSINATLFRRWANQVLKDYLLKGYSIRHETDVAKLYANHENRITELEKNVDFFVKTSLPPQEGVFFEGQIFDAYIFASDLIKSATKTIILIDNYIDESVLLILSKRSINVRAEIYTKQITAQLQLDLEKHNTQYEPIIMLISTSFHDRFLIIDNTVYHIGASLKDLGKKLFAFSKMEIKDTELLKNI comes from the coding sequence ATGGAAAAAGGCGAAATAATATTGTATCAGCCTAATGATACGGTGTTGGTAGAAGTCAGGATGGAAAAAGAGACGGTTTGGCTCACACAGGCGCAAATATCTGAATTGTTTGGGACAAAACGTCAAGCTATAACAAAACACCTGAAAAATATTTTTGAATGTGGAGAATTAAGTGAAAATTCAGTATGTTCCATTTTGGAACTAACTGCAGCGGATGGGAAAATATATGATACTAAAATTTACAATCTTGATGCGATTCTTTCAGTTGGTTATCGTGTAAATTCTATAAATGCTACATTGTTTCGCCGCTGGGCGAATCAGGTTTTGAAAGATTATTTGTTAAAAGGTTATTCTATTCGCCACGAAACAGATGTTGCAAAATTGTATGCAAATCACGAAAACAGGATTACTGAGCTTGAAAAAAACGTTGATTTTTTCGTTAAAACTTCGCTTCCACCCCAAGAAGGAGTATTTTTTGAAGGGCAGATTTTTGATGCTTATATTTTTGCTTCCGACCTGATAAAATCAGCGACAAAAACAATAATTCTGATAGACAATTATATAGATGAAAGCGTCTTGCTTATTTTGTCAAAACGCAGTATAAATGTTCGCGCTGAAATCTATACTAAACAAATAACCGCTCAATTACAATTAGATTTAGAAAAACACAATACTCAGTATGAACCGATAATAATGCTTATATCTACAAGTTTTCACGATCGTTTCTTGATAATTGATAATACGGTATATCATATAGGCGCATCGCTTAAAGATTTAGGTAAAAAATTGTTTGCTTTTTCAAAAATGGAAATTAAAGATACCGAGCTGCTAAAAAACATATAG